Below is a window of Arthrobacter sp. ERGS1:01 DNA.
TTGGTGCCGAGGGTCTCGAGGCGGTGGTCGATTTCGGTGTCGACGCGGGAGACGAAGAAGGAGGCGACGGAGTGGATCGTGGTCAGGTCGTGGCCGTTGTCCTTGGCTAGTTTCAGGCCGGCTTGGAAGGCGTTGATGACGGCGCTGTAGCGTTCCAGGGAGAAGATCAGGGTTACGTTGACACTGATCCCGGCGCCCAGGGTCGCGGTAATCGCGGCCAGGCCTTCCAGGGTGGCCGGGATCTTGATCAGCACGTTGGCTTTGTTGACCTTCTTGTACAGTGCCTTGGCTTCGGTGATCGTGGCTTCGGTGTCCCAGGCCAGGCGTGGGTCGACTTCGATACTGACCCGCCCGTCCACACCGTTAGTGGCCGTGTAGAGCGGGGCGAAGAGATCGCAGGCGTCGGCGACGTCGGCGGTGGTGATCTCAAAGATCGTTTCTTCGACGCTGGCGCCCTGGGCGGCCAGGGCGGTGATCTTTTCCTGGTAGTCGGTGCCGGAGGTGATCGCGGCCTGGAAGATCGAGGGGTTGGTGGTGACCCCGACGACGTTCTTCTCGGTGATGAGGCGTTGGAGGCTGCCGCTGCTGAGCCGGGCCCGGGAGAGATCATCGAGCCAGATCGACACCCCGACCGCAGAAAGCAGCGCAGTCGGAGTCTCGGTTGTGGTCGGGGTTGTGGTGGGGGTTGGGGTGGAGGTGGTGGTGGTGGTCATGGCGGTTTCTTCCTTCAAAAAGGGGAGGGGTGCGTGGAGGGGGTGGGGGTGCGGCCGGCACCATGGACCTCCCCCCAAAAAGGTTGGGGGAGTGGTCCGTGGTGCCGGCCGCGTGTTGCTGGGTGTTGCTGGGTGCTGGGGGGTGGTTAGTTGGTGTTTGCTGTGGTGAGGGTGTTTTTCGCGGCGGTGGTGACGGCGTGGGTGGTGATGCCGAATTCCTGGAAGAGGCGCTTGTAGTCCGCGGAGGCACCGAAGTGTTCCAGGGAGATGGACTGGCCGGTGTCGCCGACGAATTCCTTCCAGCCCAGGGCCAGGCCGGCTTCGACGGAGACCCGGGCTGTGACGGCGGCCGGGAGTACGGACTCCTTGTAGGCGGGGGTCTGCTGGTTGAACCATTCCACGCAGGGCATGGAGATGACCCGGGTCGCGATGCCCTCGCCCTGGAGTTGCTGGCGGGCCTCGATGGCGAGTTGGACTTCGGAGCCGGTCGCGATCAGGAGCACCTGCGCCGGGACCGTGACCCCGTCCCTCGAGGCTTCGGCCAACACGTACCCGCCACGGGCGACGCCGGCGGTGGAGGCGAAGGTGTCACCGGTGGCCGGGCCGGTGCCGCGGGGGTAGGTGGGGACGTTTTGGCGGGTCAGGATGATCCCGGCCGGGTTGTCCTGGTTGCCCAGGATGGTTCTCCAGGCGGCGGCGACTTCGTTCGCGTCCCCGGGACGGACAACGTCCAGGCCCGGGATCGCCCGCAGGGTCGCGAGTTGCTCCACGGGCTGGTGGGTGGGCCCGTCCTCACCCAAACCGATCGAGTCATGCGACCACACATAGATCGACGGGACCCCCATCAACGCGGAGAGGCGGATCGCGGGGCGCTGGTAATCGCTGAAGATCAGGAACGTGCCCGAGAACGCCCGGGTCGGACCCCCCAGGTGGATGCCGTTGACGATGGAAGCGGCGGCGTGTTCCCGGATGCCGAAGTGCAGCACCCGCCCGTACGGGTTGCCCTTCCACGCGTCCGTGGAACGCGAGGCCGGGATGAAGGAGGGGGAATTTTCGATGGTGGTGTTGTTGGATTCGGCCAGGTCGCAGGACCCGCCCCAGAGTTCGGGCAGGACGGGCCCGAGTGCGTTGAGGACCTTCCCGGACGCCGCCCGCGTCGAGACATCCGTGCCCGCTTCGAAGACCGGCAGCACCGTATCGAGGTTGGCGGGGAGTTCCTTGGCTTCGATGCGCGCCAACAACGCCGCGTTTTCCGGATGCGCCTCCTGCCAGGCCTGGAACGCGGTGTTCCAGGCGGTGTGGGTGGCGGCACCCCGGGCGGCCACGGCACGGGCATGCGCCACCACGGCCGGGTCAACCTCGAAGGACTGGGCCGGGTCGAAGCCGAGCACGGTCTTCAACGCGGCGACTTCCTCGGCGCCCAGGGCGGAGCCGTGGATTTTGCCGCTGTTCTGCTTCTTCGGGGCCGGGTAGCCGATGATGGTCCGCAGCGAAATGATCGAGGGCCGGGTCGTGTCGGCCTTCGCCGCAACCAGGGCCGCATGAAGGGCCCGGACGTCCTCGACATACTCGCCCGTGCGGGTCCAGTCCACGCGTTGGGTGTGCCAGCCATAGGAGGCGTACCGGGTCAGGACGTCCTCGGTGAAAGCAATATCGGTATCGTCCTCGATGGAGATATGGTTCTCGTCGTAGACCACCACCAAATTGCCCAACTCCTGATGCCCGGCCAAGGAGGACGCCTCACTGGTGACGCCTTCTTGGAGGTCACCATCGGAGGCAATCACCCAGATCGTATGATCAAAGGGGCTCGTGCCCGGGGCCGCGTCGGGGTCCATGAGGCCGCGCATGCGCCGCTGGGAATACGCGAACCCGACCGCGGACGCCAGGCCCTGCCCCAACGGGCCCGTCGTGATCTCCACCCCCGGGGTGTGCTTGTATTCCGGATGCCCCGGCGTCAACGACCCCCACGTCCGCAACGCCTGCAAATCCTCCAGTTCCAGGCCGTAACCGGAAAGGAACAGCTGAATGTACAAGGTCAGGGAGGAATGCCCGGGAGAAAGAATAAACCGGTCCCGCCCCGTCCACTCCGGCACGGCCGGATCATGACGAATCACCTGCTGAAAAAGCAGATACGCCGCCGGAGCCAACGACATGGCCGTCCCGGGGTGGCCGTTACCGACCTTCTCCACCGCATCCGCGGCCAACACCCGGGCCGTATCCACCGCCCGCCGATCAAGCTCCGTCCAGGAAAACGGGGCCAACCCCGACCCGGGAACGGAAACAGCAGGAATGGATGGTGAAAGTACCGCAGTCGTTGGATTCACGATTCTAGATCCTCTTCGAGTAAGTCAACAACCCCACAACAGGGTCGACTGGATGATGCCTGGCTACATCCATCGTCTCGAATCAAACAAACAGGCGGAACACTGATTTCTGACAGTTCCCACTACCCAAAAGAACAGCAACCACCCCAACCACACCCACAACCCAGCCACCAACCCCACCCAAACAGGCAGCCACATCGCCATAAAACCCCGGCATGTCCTAGCTAGGGCTGGAACGCCCCGATCGTCAACAACTGGATCGCACTGTTGCTGCACGCCGTCAACGGGTGGGCAATGATGATCCTGTCCGTGGCACCCGGGGGATAAACCATCACCGAATCGGCCTGGACCTGGGTGCAGCTGGGGTAGTTTCCGGCCTGCGTGTACCGCAGGGCGGCGGATGCGCTGGCCCCGGGCGCCAGCGAGATGGGCCCGCTCGACGGCGCGGAGGCATCGCGCACCGCGGGCGCCCCGATGGGGGTGTCGGAGCTGGCGTTGACCAGGGAAACCCCGGGGTAGCCGTCCAGGATGCAGGTGGTGGAGGAGGAGTTCTTCACGATGAGCTGCATATAGATGTGTCCCGCCGCCCCGCCGCCGGAATCATCCAGCGAACCGGCCAGATCGGCCGCGGTACACAGGGCCGCAGCCGCTGTTGTGGCAGTCCCCGTTGTGGATGGGGTTGCGGAGCTGGACGCCGTGGCGCCGGACTCGGTGGGTGCGGCGCTGCTTTCCACCGATGAAGGCGAGGACGACGTCGTCGGGCTGGCCGAGGTGGGCGCCGCGGGGGAGGATGTGGTGGCTGACGGAGAGGGGGTGGAGGTGCATCCGGAGAGCCCCAGTGCGATCACGGCGGCCACGCCAAGGATGGCGCCCGCTCCGCGATTCCAAGGTGCGTACCGGCGGGACGAGGTGTTCGGATCCGTGTTCATGGCTCCACCTTTGCGCCCCTGCCGGTGGGAGTCAACTGCCCCCGCCGCAAAAAACGCGGGTCCACACCAAATTGGTATCAACGGTGAAATCGAAGATGCCGGCATTGGTGCGGACCCGCGCCGCCACTCACGCGGTGCGGCTATGCCTTGGTGCGTCCGGAGCGCATGAACGCGATGGCGCCCATGACCAGTCCGGCCAGCCCCGTGCCAAGGCCGAGCCAGGACGGCCAGGTGGGGGCGGCGGCGTCGTTCATGTCGGAGGAGGCCGCAGCGGGGGTGGCGGTACTGTCGCCGTGGCCGTGCTCCGTGGTGGCCACGGCGGCGGTCACGGCCAACGACGGCGCGGGGGACTTGACGCTGTCGTGGTCCTGGCCCGCCGCGGGAATGTCCTTCCAGTCAGTGGAGCCCTTTTCACATGTTTGCAGGGTCGGGAAGTACAGGGTCTTCCCCGCGGCATCCGGTACCTTCAGCGACAGTGTGAATGAGTCGCGCTGGTGGGCGTCCAACGGCGTCTTGGCCGTGTAGGTGACCGCGCTGGTGCGTTGGGTGATCTTGCTGCCGTCGGCCAGTTGGCGGGGCGTGGTGAACTTTTCGATGGATTCGCTGATGGTCCAGTTCGGGTTGACCGTGGGGGTCACCGCGTTCAGCTCCTCCGGCAGCGTGATCCTGATGCTGGTGGTGGACGAGCCGTCGCAGCCGTGCGGCACCGAGAACGTGAACAGGGAGTAGCTGCCGACGGCCGTGTCGGTGGGGGTGGCCGAGACATGGGCGGACGCAGAGCCCAGGCCCAGGGTCATCAGGCCGGCGGTGGCGCCGAGGGCAAGGGTGGTCTTGAGGGTACGGGAAAAACGCATGGGAATACCTTTCGATAGCGCCGGGGCGCAACAAAATGAGGGGGGTACGACACCCCTCAAAATTGTTCGAAGGGTGCTAGACGAAAAATGCCGCGAGGGCGGGCGGGCCGCGCTGGGGATCCGGCGGAAGGTTGCGCCAGGGCAGCTGCGGCAGCGGCATCGGCGCCACCGCGGGGCGGGCCTGCCGGGCCGGAAGTGGCCGAATCGCGGACGCGCTCCGGTAGAGGGGCCGCAGCCATCCGGCCAGGGCCCACAACGCCTTTTCGCCCTGGGCCAGCACCACGGCGGTGACCAGGGTGGCCACGATGTGTGCCGGCACCATCGCCCCGGACAGGGCGTTGGCATGGCTCATCAGATCCATGCCAACGGCGCCCGATTGGCCGGTGGAGCCCAACAGCGCTGCCGATTGCAACATGGCGGAGGTCTGCGCCTCAGCCGAAAGGGAATGGTCGTGGAGGGGGATGCCGGACGGCATGGAACCCCTGGGGATGCCGGCGGACAGGAAGCCAAACGCCTGGTGGAGCGCAAGCTGGCTGGTGGCTAAAAGTGCCAGCATGGCCGGAAGGCCCAACCGGAACTGCGTGACCACCGTGGAGCAAAGCACATGCAGCGCCAGGAGTGCTGCCATGAGCGGAGGGACCGGGAGCGTTCCGCCGGCCACAAGGTGTGCGCCGGCTGCCAGGCCAAGGATGGTGGCGCCGATCGCGGTGGTTCTGAGCAGCCTGAAGGGGGCGTGTGCGGTGCGCATACTGCTCCCTTCGATAGGCCGAGTGCATAGCCTATCGAGGAAAACCCTTACTGGGGAGTTGTTCGCGCCGTTATGACGTGGGCAGTTTTGCCAGGGTGTCCTCCGGCAGGCCCTCCGACGAGCTGTTTTGTTCGCCGTTCCTGGGACTTTCCTTGGCGCCGTCCCTGGCATGGTCCGTCAAGGCTTTGGGACCCAACACTCGGATCGCGGCGGTCACGGGACCGCTTTTGGGGCCCTCCGGAAGGGGCGGCAGGCGCAACGTGAAGCTGGTTTCGCCGGGATTGCTGGTGACGTCCACCGAGCCGTGGTGTGCCGTCATGATGGCCTGGACAATGCTCAGGCCAAGTCCGGTGCTTCCGTGGGTGCCCGTGCGGGCCACGTCGGCCCGGGAGAACCTGTCAAAGATGACGTCCCGGAACGCCGGGTCAATGCCGGGGCCGTCGTCGCTGACCTCGATGACGGCCGTGCCGTCGCTTTCCTGGCTGACGACGGTTGTCACGGTGGTTCCGGCCGGGGTGTGCTTGGCCGCGTTGGAGAGCAGGTTCAGGACCACCTGCTTGAGCTGGCCGTCGTCGCACTTGGCATTGACGGGTGAGTCGGGCACATCAAGTTTCCAATGGTGGCCGGCGGCACCGACCCGGACGTCGCTGACCGCGTCCATGACGATGGGGGTCAGATCGACGGTGCGCAGTTTCAGCGGCTGGCCCTCATCGAGCCGGGCCAGCATGAGCAGGTCCTCCACGAGCCGGCTCATGCGCAGGGATTGCGCCGTGACCCGGCCCAGCGAGGTCTTGCCGTCGGGGCTCAGCGACTCGGTCATCTGCAGCAGTTCGGTGTATCCGCGGATGGCAGTCAACGGGGTGCGCAGTTCGTGGCTGGCGTCGGCCACGAAGCGGCGCACCTTGGTTTCGCTGCGCTGGCGGGCCTGCAGGGCATGCGAGACGTTTTCCAGCATGGCGTTGAACGCGTGGCCCACGTTGCCCACTTCGGTGCCGGGCCGGGCTGCGCTGTCCGGGACCCGCACGCTCAAGGCGACCTCACCGGCGTCGAGCGGCAAATGGGCCACCTTGGTCGCGACGCCGGAAAGCTGCTCCAGCGGTTTCATGCTGCGGCGGATGATGAACGAGCCGGCCAGTCCCAAAAAGACCAGGCCCGACAAGGAAACCAGGATGATGGTCAGCACCAGGGCCGCCAGGGTTTGCTCGGAGGCAGCCAGTGGCAGTCCGGTGATCAGGACGTCACCGTTGGGCACACCGGTGGCCTTGAGCCGGTAGTTGCCGATCGAGAGGGTGGCGTCGGTCAGGACGCCGGTGGTGGGCAGACCTGCCAGTATTTGGGCGTCCGCGTTGGTGAGTTTCTGATGGGCGCCGGTGGCGTCCAGGATGCCCGCGTAACTGACGACGCCATTGCTCAGCACACCGCTGAGCTGCCCGGCGCTCGTGGCCCGGGCATTGAGCGGGTCCCGGGTGCCCCCGGCCGGCGGGGCGGAGAAGTAGAACTGGTTGGTGCGCAGGCTGGCCTGCTGGACGGAAGCGTCGAGCTGGTTGTTCAACGAAACACTGATCGTTGTGTAACTGACAAAACCCACCAGCGCACAAATGACCGTGAGCAGGGCAAGCATGACGGCGACAAGGCGGGTGCGCAGGTGCCAGGTGCCAGGGTGGATGGCCCGGGAGGCGGTGGCACGCAGGCTTGCCAACGCGGAGCGGCCCGCCGTTCCGTCTGTTTTCCCCGTCGCTGCCGGGGCGCCGTGGGTTACGCGCATGGCTTGATGACGTAACCGGCGCCGCGGACTGTGTGGATCATGGGTTCGTTGTCGGCGTCGATCTTCTTGCGCAGGTAGGAGATGTACAGCTCCACGATGTTGCTTTGGCCGCCGAAGTCGTAATCCCAGACCCGGTCGAGGATGCGGGCCTTGCTCATCACGTGGCGCGGGTTCTCCATCAGGAACTGCAACAGCTCAAACTCGGTGCTGGTGAGCGGGATGTCGACGCCGGCGCGAGCCACCTCGCGGGTGTCGCGGTTCAGGACGAGGTCGCCCACCGTGAGTTCGGCGGAATTGGGGGCCGTGACGCCGGCGCGTTGGACGATCCGGTGCAGGCGCAACAGCACCTCCTCCATGCTGAACGGCTTCGTGACATAATCGTCGCCACCGGCCGACAGCCCGGTCAGCTTGTCCTCGACGGCGTCCTTCGCCGTGAGGAACAAGGCCGGAATATCCGGGTAGATCGTGCGGATTCGGCCCAGCAATTCCACGCCGTCCATGCCGGGCATCATGACATCAAGGACCAGTACATCGGGGTGGAAGGCGCGGGCCGTCTTCAATGCGGCCTGGCCGTCGTGGGCCACGGCGATCTCCCAGCCGGCCAGTTCAAGGCCCATGCGCATCAGGTCCGCCAGCGACTCCTCGTCGTCTACGACGAGCGCGCGGATCGGCTCACCGCCTGGGCGGGTGAGTTTGCTGAGGCCGGCCGATGCAAAAGGAAGGGACATGCATCCATTCTCTGACGCTTGACCCGAATCCGTCTGTACGATTCCTGAATGTTCTCTGTGTTTCAGGGGCCTCATCCCGGCGCCCGCGTGAGACAGACCCGGGACCGCGAAACAGTGGCTGGCCAACGCCTGTTTCGCGGGGAAGAGTCTGTTTCGTGCCCCAGGGTCTGTCTCGGGCGCGTCCCGGGAACGACAAAGGCCCCTGCTTCCCTTATAAACAAAGGGAAGCAGGGGCCTTGCCACTTGGCGGTGACGGTGGGATTTGAACCCACGTCAGGCTCTCACCTGAACAACATTTCGAGTGTTGCACCTTCGGCCGCTCGGACACGTCACCAACGCGTCAACCTTACCGGGTCAACGGCCCACAACAAAAATGAGTGCAGCGGCGGCCGCCCCGATGGGGCAGGATAGGCGCATGGACAGTGCGACGCAGCGTGCCTGGAGCTGGCACAAACAAGGCTTGGACGGCTCGTTGGCGGGCAAAAATGCGGCGGAAACGCTCACCGCCGCCGGCTGGGCCCGCTCGGTGGGCGGAGCCAATCCCTACCTGTCCTTATTTGCGCGTGCGGGGATCCGGCGGGAAGAGGCCGACGCCGACGTCGCGGCCCTGCGCATCCATGAACTGCCGACGGCGCGCGGCTGCACCTATGTGCTCGGCGCGGACGACTACCCGTGGGCGCTCACACTCGGACTGGCGGCCGCCGAAACGCAGGCGAAGGTCCTGGACAAGCTCGACGTCCCCCGAGCGGATCTGGCCACCCTGGAACAGCAGGTCCTCGCGGTCCTGACGGACGCCGTCGAACCTCTTGACCCCAAGCAACTCAAGGACCAGCTGGGCGATGCCGTCCGCAGCCTCGGCGAGGCCGGCAAGAAGAAGGGCGCCTCCACCACGCTTCCCGCCGCCCTGGGCCTGCTGCAGGCGGACGGCCGGATCCGGCGCGTTCCGGTCAACGGCCGGCTGGACCAGCAGCGCTACGCGTACACGGCATGGGGCCTGGAAGCGGCCGCCGGGACGCCCGAGCAGGCCAGGACTACGCTCATGGAGCGCTACCTTGGCTGGACTGGCGGCGCAACGCTCAAGCAAACCCAGTGGTTCACCGCATTCACCGTGGCCCAAAGCAAGGCGGCGCTGGCGGGTGCCGGCGCGATCGAGGTTGACGGCCTGTGGATACTGCCGGCAGACGCCGAGGCGCGCGCCACCTTCACGGCGCCCAAGGACGAACAAATCCAGCTGCTCGCGGGAACCGACGCGTTGTTCCTGCTCCGGCGCAACGCCGGCGACCACTTCGCCGAACAAGACCAGGACCGCCAACTTGAGACCACCCGCCTGGCCCTGACCGCCGACCTGCCCGACCATCCCATCGTGGACCGCGGGCGCATCATCGGCCTGTGGCAATACGATCCCGCCGGGGAACGCATTGCCCACTGGCTCTTTGACGCACCCACCAAGGCCGTGGCGCACCGGATCAAGGAGGTGGAGGCGTTCATCCGCGAGGACCTGGGAGACTTCCGCTCCTTCAGCCTGGATTCACCGGCGTCGCGCGCGAAGCGCATCGCGGCCCTGGACGCGGCCGGTACCGCCTAGCCACGCGTCGGGCTGGGCGCCGACCCCGCGCCACACGATGCGCTCACCCATCGAGACGCTCATCTCGCCAAACTGGGGGCCGGCGTCGCCCAGGGTATAGGGCTGCATGATGCTCAGGGATGCGCCTTCAACGTGTTCGGTTGCCAGGTGGACGGCGTCCGTGCCCTGGTACCGCAGCGTGACGTCGGAGACCACGATGGACGCGCGAAGCTCATCTCGGCGTTCGGTCAGGCCGTGGTAGCAGTCGGCGATGATCTCCGTCGATTCGGGATTCTCCTCCTGGCGCGGTTCGGCCATGATGTAGACGGGCTGGCCGTCCGTGCCGATGCCGGCCGCAAACGGCAGGAACTCCCCGTACTTGCCCAGGCACTGGTGCGCAAAGGGCAGGGCGATGTTCAGCAAATTCTCCAGGTCCTCCTGCGCCGCCTCGGACACTGAATCCCGCCATGATGCCACTGCAAACCCCCGAATAAATTGTCCTGCGCCCGGTTATCGGGCCCGGCAGCCGACTTTATCAAGGCGCCGCGGCTGGTGCGGGAGCGGTTAGCGGTGGGCGCCGAAGAAATCCTTCAGCAGCACGGCGCATTCGTCCTCCCTGACGCCCGGGAACACCTCCACCCAATGGTTGAGCCTGCGTTCGCGCAGCACGTCAAACACGGACCCGGCTGCACCGGCCTTCTCATCCCAGGCACCAAAGACGACGCGCGGCACCCGGGCCAGCACGATGGCCCCGGCACACATGGTGCACGGCTCCAGCGTGACCACCAGGGTGCATCCCTCCAGCCGCCAGGCGTCCAGCTTTTGTGCCGCCTGGCGGATGGCCACGACCTCCGCGTGTGCCGTCGGATCCTTGTGCGCCTCACGTTCGTTGCGCCCCACACCCAGCACCGCGCCGTCGGGCCCGAGGACGACGGCGCCAATCGGCACGTCTCCCGTGGCCAGGGCCAGCTGCGCCTGTTCGAGGGCCAGACCCATCCACCGGGCATGCGCCGTCGTGGCGGGGGTCTCGATTTGGCGGGATTTCGCAGTGGAGGACACGGCTCAATGGTAGCTTTTATCTATGCGCGTACTGGTTGCGGATCATCCGCTGATTGCCCACAAATTAACCGTCCTGCGGGACAAGACCACCCCGTCGCCGATTTTTCGGCAGCTGACGGAGGAGCTTGTCACCCTGCTGGCGTACGAGGCGACTCGCGAAGTCCGCGTCGAGCCCGTCAACATTGAAACTCCCGTGACCGCCACCGTGGGTACCGGACTGACCAAGCCCACCCCCCTGGTGGTGCCGATCCTGCGCGCCGGCCTGGGCATGCTCGAGGGCATGACCCGCCTGCTCCCCACGGCCGAGGTCGGCTTCTTGGGCATGGCCCGCAACGAGGAAACCCTCGAGGCCATCACCTACGCCGAACGCCTCCCCGAGGACCTGACCGGCCGCCAGGTGTACGTCCTGGACCCGATGCTGGCCACCGGCGGCACGCTGATCGAGGCGTTCAAGTTCCTGTTTGACCGCGGCGCGGCCGACATCACCTGCATCTGCCTGCTGGCAGCCCCCGAGGGCCTGGCCAAGCTCGAGGCCGCCCATGGCGACCGCGACAATGTCCACGTGGTCCTGGCCTCGATCGACGAAGGCCTCAACGAGCAGTCCTACATCGTGCCCGGCCTGGGCGACGCCGGCGACCGCCTCTACGGCGTCGTGGACTAACCCACGCTTGCCACCTAAAACTGTGACGCGGTAGTTGCTGAAAACGTTCTCGTTTTTAGCAACTACCGCGTCACAGTTGGTTAAGGCGCAATTCGTGCCGGCCTAGTACCAGCCGACGGCCACTTCCTGAGCCCAGGCGCCGCAGGGGCTGCCGTAGCGCTCCGAAATGTAGCCCAGGCCCCACTGGATCTGCGTCTTGTAATTGGTGCGGTAATCCGCCCCGGCGCTGGCCATCTTCTCGGCCGGCAGCGACTGGGCAATGCCGTACGCGCCGCTGGAGACGTTCTCGGCGGACGTCAGCCAGCTGGACTCCTGCGTCCACAGCTGGTTCAGGCAGCCCATCTGGTCCTGGCCCCAGCCCTTGGAAGCCAACAGGCTTGAGGCGTAGGCCTGGGCCGCGGCCGGATCATCGACCAGCGCCGGAGCGGCGGCCTTCACTGGAGCAGCGGCCTTGACCGGTGCAGCAGCCTTGGCCGGAGTGGGCGTGGGCGTCGCAACGGGAGTTACGGCGTCGGCCTCGCTCTTGACGGTGGTGGAGGGCTTGGCTGCAGCCTTCGTGGAGCCGACCTGGATCCGGGAGAAGTCGATGGCGATGTCCGTGGGCGCCGAAATGGCGGACGGGGTCGCTGCGGCAGACGGGGCCGCCGTGGCCGCGACGGTGGCAACATAGCTTGCCGCGGACAGAGTGTTGCTGGAGGTGTTGGTGGCCGCCTGGGCGAGTCCGCCGCCGGCCAGCAAGACGCCGGCTACGGCAACAATGGCCATGCGCCGGACGGGGCCGGCGGCCTTGGAGCGGGAGCGGGCCGCTGCACGGGTACCGGTTGCGGTCGGTGCGGTTTCGGCTGTGGATGGGCGGACTGATTCGGCGCGGCGTCGGCCGTGCTGGGGTGCTGCAGACATAGAAATAGAGCCTCTCTACGCCTGCGAGGTGAGCTGTCGGGAACGGATTAGAGCATCCGGCCGGGCGGCAGGCAGCAACAACTGCTTGCGTTTCGGCTTAACCCCAAGGGCATCCAAG
It encodes the following:
- the tal gene encoding transaldolase, which gives rise to MTTTTTSTPTPTTTPTTTETPTALLSAVGVSIWLDDLSRARLSSGSLQRLITEKNVVGVTTNPSIFQAAITSGTDYQEKITALAAQGASVEETIFEITTADVADACDLFAPLYTATNGVDGRVSIEVDPRLAWDTEATITEAKALYKKVNKANVLIKIPATLEGLAAITATLGAGISVNVTLIFSLERYSAVINAFQAGLKLAKDNGHDLTTIHSVASFFVSRVDTEIDHRLETLGTNEARALKGQAGLANARLAYQLYEELFSTERWAVLAAAGARPQRPLWASTGVKDPTYPDTLYVTELAAPGVVNTMPEKTLDATYHHATITGDTITGHYQEAATILDALEDQGISYDTIVEQLETEGLQKFVTSWKELLTDINTALTTARNAA
- the tkt gene encoding transketolase; translation: MAPFSWTELDRRAVDTARVLAADAVEKVGNGHPGTAMSLAPAAYLLFQQVIRHDPAVPEWTGRDRFILSPGHSSLTLYIQLFLSGYGLELEDLQALRTWGSLTPGHPEYKHTPGVEITTGPLGQGLASAVGFAYSQRRMRGLMDPDAAPGTSPFDHTIWVIASDGDLQEGVTSEASSLAGHQELGNLVVVYDENHISIEDDTDIAFTEDVLTRYASYGWHTQRVDWTRTGEYVEDVRALHAALVAAKADTTRPSIISLRTIIGYPAPKKQNSGKIHGSALGAEEVAALKTVLGFDPAQSFEVDPAVVAHARAVAARGAATHTAWNTAFQAWQEAHPENAALLARIEAKELPANLDTVLPVFEAGTDVSTRAASGKVLNALGPVLPELWGGSCDLAESNNTTIENSPSFIPASRSTDAWKGNPYGRVLHFGIREHAAASIVNGIHLGGPTRAFSGTFLIFSDYQRPAIRLSALMGVPSIYVWSHDSIGLGEDGPTHQPVEQLATLRAIPGLDVVRPGDANEVAAAWRTILGNQDNPAGIILTRQNVPTYPRGTGPATGDTFASTAGVARGGYVLAEASRDGVTVPAQVLLIATGSEVQLAIEARQQLQGEGIATRVISMPCVEWFNQQTPAYKESVLPAAVTARVSVEAGLALGWKEFVGDTGQSISLEHFGASADYKRLFQEFGITTHAVTTAAKNTLTTANTN
- a CDS encoding DUF4232 domain-containing protein, yielding MNTDPNTSSRRYAPWNRGAGAILGVAAVIALGLSGCTSTPSPSATTSSPAAPTSASPTTSSSPSSVESSAAPTESGATASSSATPSTTGTATTAAAALCTAADLAGSLDDSGGGAAGHIYMQLIVKNSSSTTCILDGYPGVSLVNASSDTPIGAPAVRDASAPSSGPISLAPGASASAALRYTQAGNYPSCTQVQADSVMVYPPGATDRIIIAHPLTACSNSAIQLLTIGAFQP
- a CDS encoding YcnI family copper-binding membrane protein; protein product: MRFSRTLKTTLALGATAGLMTLGLGSASAHVSATPTDTAVGSYSLFTFSVPHGCDGSSTTSIRITLPEELNAVTPTVNPNWTISESIEKFTTPRQLADGSKITQRTSAVTYTAKTPLDAHQRDSFTLSLKVPDAAGKTLYFPTLQTCEKGSTDWKDIPAAGQDHDSVKSPAPSLAVTAAVATTEHGHGDSTATPAAASSDMNDAAAPTWPSWLGLGTGLAGLVMGAIAFMRSGRTKA
- a CDS encoding sensor histidine kinase; the encoded protein is MRVTHGAPAATGKTDGTAGRSALASLRATASRAIHPGTWHLRTRLVAVMLALLTVICALVGFVSYTTISVSLNNQLDASVQQASLRTNQFYFSAPPAGGTRDPLNARATSAGQLSGVLSNGVVSYAGILDATGAHQKLTNADAQILAGLPTTGVLTDATLSIGNYRLKATGVPNGDVLITGLPLAASEQTLAALVLTIILVSLSGLVFLGLAGSFIIRRSMKPLEQLSGVATKVAHLPLDAGEVALSVRVPDSAARPGTEVGNVGHAFNAMLENVSHALQARQRSETKVRRFVADASHELRTPLTAIRGYTELLQMTESLSPDGKTSLGRVTAQSLRMSRLVEDLLMLARLDEGQPLKLRTVDLTPIVMDAVSDVRVGAAGHHWKLDVPDSPVNAKCDDGQLKQVVLNLLSNAAKHTPAGTTVTTVVSQESDGTAVIEVSDDGPGIDPAFRDVIFDRFSRADVARTGTHGSTGLGLSIVQAIMTAHHGSVDVTSNPGETSFTLRLPPLPEGPKSGPVTAAIRVLGPKALTDHARDGAKESPRNGEQNSSSEGLPEDTLAKLPTS
- a CDS encoding response regulator transcription factor; translation: MSLPFASAGLSKLTRPGGEPIRALVVDDEESLADLMRMGLELAGWEIAVAHDGQAALKTARAFHPDVLVLDVMMPGMDGVELLGRIRTIYPDIPALFLTAKDAVEDKLTGLSAGGDDYVTKPFSMEEVLLRLHRIVQRAGVTAPNSAELTVGDLVLNRDTREVARAGVDIPLTSTEFELLQFLMENPRHVMSKARILDRVWDYDFGGQSNIVELYISYLRKKIDADNEPMIHTVRGAGYVIKPCA
- a CDS encoding DNA glycosylase AlkZ-like family protein, giving the protein MDSATQRAWSWHKQGLDGSLAGKNAAETLTAAGWARSVGGANPYLSLFARAGIRREEADADVAALRIHELPTARGCTYVLGADDYPWALTLGLAAAETQAKVLDKLDVPRADLATLEQQVLAVLTDAVEPLDPKQLKDQLGDAVRSLGEAGKKKGASTTLPAALGLLQADGRIRRVPVNGRLDQQRYAYTAWGLEAAAGTPEQARTTLMERYLGWTGGATLKQTQWFTAFTVAQSKAALAGAGAIEVDGLWILPADAEARATFTAPKDEQIQLLAGTDALFLLRRNAGDHFAEQDQDRQLETTRLALTADLPDHPIVDRGRIIGLWQYDPAGERIAHWLFDAPTKAVAHRIKEVEAFIREDLGDFRSFSLDSPASRAKRIAALDAAGTA
- the tadA gene encoding tRNA adenosine(34) deaminase TadA — translated: MGLALEQAQLALATGDVPIGAVVLGPDGAVLGVGRNEREAHKDPTAHAEVVAIRQAAQKLDAWRLEGCTLVVTLEPCTMCAGAIVLARVPRVVFGAWDEKAGAAGSVFDVLRERRLNHWVEVFPGVREDECAVLLKDFFGAHR
- the upp gene encoding uracil phosphoribosyltransferase, encoding MRVLVADHPLIAHKLTVLRDKTTPSPIFRQLTEELVTLLAYEATREVRVEPVNIETPVTATVGTGLTKPTPLVVPILRAGLGMLEGMTRLLPTAEVGFLGMARNEETLEAITYAERLPEDLTGRQVYVLDPMLATGGTLIEAFKFLFDRGAADITCICLLAAPEGLAKLEAAHGDRDNVHVVLASIDEGLNEQSYIVPGLGDAGDRLYGVVD